A single window of Paracoccus albus DNA harbors:
- the pbpC gene encoding penicillin-binding protein 1C yields the protein MRRSRSRHDRRPRDPARRAGRRIISAALGLLLIGATADTARDAFWRWIDATPLPMLAVQTGTEVLARDGSLLRAFQVEDGLWRLAPPAAGVDQRFQKMLIAWEDQRFDEHDGVDPRAVIRAGLQALRHGRIVSGASTLSMQTARLLERGPTADWGGKLRQARLAMALERRIGKEGVLGLYLRLAPYGGNTEGVRAASLMWFGKEPTRLTPAESALLVALPQAPEARRPDIAERRDTALLARNRVIDRAETAGILDAEAADLAREAALPTKRRAFPKHAALMSERLRRENPGALRIETTIDPQLQRTAEALAARAVANMSDRVSAAAIVADHRNGEILAEIGTAAYGDTPRDGFVDMTRALRSPGSTLKPFVYALGFDDGLIHPETLIEDRPAIFGRWQPQNFDRHFRGTVTIRRALQESLNIPVVRVAEALGPARIMAVLRRAGMQVEVQGGTPGLALVLGGAGISLRDLVGGYAALARGGQTIELREQPFAGDEPDSTRLVSPAAAWQIGSILSKLAPPQGRQAGRVAYKTGTSYGHRDALAVGFDGRFVAGVWLGRADGTPVPGAFGGDVAAPVLFDLFDILGPRRKPLPPPPPETLVAANPQLPLPLRRFTPAGGMSAGAATGLAMLPASDPLTIVFPPDGAELEMTSESIPVRLRGGVPPYTWLLNGAPAAVASPDVATQITGAPGISELTVTDSTGTTRRARLRMIRP from the coding sequence GTGCGACGGTCACGATCGCGCCATGATCGTCGCCCGCGCGATCCGGCGCGCCGGGCGGGTCGCCGGATCATCTCTGCTGCGCTTGGGCTGCTGCTGATCGGTGCCACCGCCGATACTGCCCGTGATGCCTTCTGGCGATGGATCGACGCGACGCCTCTTCCCATGCTGGCGGTGCAGACCGGGACAGAGGTTCTGGCCCGCGACGGCAGCCTGCTTCGGGCGTTTCAGGTTGAAGACGGCCTTTGGCGGCTTGCCCCACCGGCTGCGGGGGTGGATCAGCGCTTTCAGAAGATGCTGATCGCGTGGGAGGATCAGCGTTTCGACGAGCATGATGGGGTCGATCCCCGTGCTGTGATCCGCGCAGGTCTGCAGGCCCTGCGGCATGGCCGTATCGTTTCTGGCGCCTCGACGCTGTCGATGCAAACGGCACGTCTGCTGGAACGCGGACCTACAGCCGATTGGGGCGGCAAGCTGCGGCAGGCGCGGCTGGCAATGGCGCTCGAACGACGCATCGGAAAAGAAGGTGTATTGGGCCTATATCTGCGCCTCGCCCCCTATGGCGGCAATACCGAAGGGGTTCGCGCCGCATCGCTGATGTGGTTCGGCAAGGAACCCACACGCCTGACGCCGGCAGAATCGGCATTGCTCGTTGCACTTCCCCAAGCGCCTGAGGCGCGGCGGCCCGACATTGCAGAACGCCGCGACACAGCGCTGCTTGCCCGCAACCGGGTCATCGACCGGGCGGAAACAGCCGGCATCCTTGATGCGGAAGCTGCGGATCTGGCACGCGAAGCCGCGCTGCCAACCAAACGCCGGGCGTTTCCCAAGCACGCCGCGCTGATGTCTGAACGGTTGCGGCGGGAAAACCCCGGCGCCTTGCGCATAGAAACGACCATCGACCCCCAGCTTCAGCGCACGGCAGAGGCACTTGCGGCACGCGCCGTCGCCAACATGTCTGATCGTGTCTCTGCGGCCGCCATCGTTGCAGATCATCGCAACGGCGAAATTCTGGCAGAGATCGGGACGGCGGCCTATGGGGATACACCGCGTGACGGTTTCGTCGACATGACACGGGCGCTGCGATCACCGGGATCGACGCTGAAGCCCTTTGTCTATGCGCTTGGCTTCGATGACGGGCTGATCCATCCCGAAACACTGATCGAGGATCGTCCCGCGATTTTCGGCCGCTGGCAGCCCCAGAACTTCGACCGCCATTTCCGGGGAACCGTGACCATCCGCCGCGCGCTGCAGGAGTCGCTGAATATTCCCGTGGTCCGCGTGGCAGAGGCGCTTGGCCCGGCGCGGATCATGGCGGTACTGCGCCGCGCCGGGATGCAGGTCGAGGTTCAGGGCGGCACGCCAGGACTGGCCCTTGTACTTGGCGGTGCCGGTATCTCGCTGCGCGATCTGGTTGGCGGATATGCAGCACTGGCACGGGGTGGGCAAACGATAGAATTACGTGAGCAGCCATTTGCCGGGGACGAACCGGATTCGACCCGGCTGGTCAGCCCTGCAGCGGCGTGGCAGATCGGCTCCATCCTGTCGAAACTGGCCCCGCCTCAGGGTCGTCAGGCCGGGCGTGTCGCTTATAAGACGGGCACGAGCTATGGTCATCGCGATGCGCTTGCGGTGGGGTTTGACGGGCGTTTCGTGGCCGGTGTCTGGCTTGGCCGCGCCGATGGCACGCCGGTCCCCGGCGCGTTTGGCGGCGATGTCGCGGCTCCCGTGCTGTTCGATCTGTTCGATATACTGGGCCCGCGACGCAAACCCCTGCCGCCACCGCCGCCTGAAACGCTGGTTGCGGCGAATCCGCAGCTTCCTCTGCCGCTGCGCCGCTTTACCCCTGCCGGCGGGATGAGCGCGGGCGCTGCGACGGGTCTTGCCATGCTGCCGGCGAGCGATCCTCTGACCATCGTTTTTCCGCCTGACGGGGCGGAATTGGAAATGACTTCGGAAAGCATCCCGGTCCGGCTGCGTGGGGGTGTTCCGCCCTATACCTGGCTGCTGAACGGTGCTCCTGCTGCTGTTGCCTCACCCGACGTGGCAACCCAGATCACTGGCGCACCGGGCATATCCGAGCTGACGGTAACTGATTCTACCGGAACGACACGCCGCGCGCGATTGCGGATGATACGGCCCTGA
- a CDS encoding imelysin family protein yields MLRQTMTAISLAMLASAAHAATPEEVVANYADIAEAAYGDSLTTARALRDAIGDLIENPSEETLMAAKTAWTVARAPYQQTEAYRFGNAIVDDWEGRVNAWPLDEGLIDYVAEDTPSAEDNELAQLNVIATPSLELGSETLDAAEITPDTIRALHEAGGIEANVASGYHAIEFLLWGQDLNGTGPGAGERPFTDYATGEACTGENCDRRGAYLVAAADLLISDLEEMVANWEEGGEARTAVTTDAQAGLNAMLTGMGSLSYGEQAGERMKLGLMLNDPEEEHDCFSDQTHLSHYYDGLGIQNVYLGRYTRTDGSEVTGPSLSELVAEADPAVDEALKADLDATMTALTELRDKAEAGTAYDQMLAPGNTEGEAIITAAVDALVAQTQEIERAVAALGLNSIAFEGSDSLDNPDAVFE; encoded by the coding sequence ATGCTGCGCCAGACCATGACCGCCATTTCACTCGCGATGCTGGCCTCTGCCGCACATGCTGCCACGCCCGAAGAGGTTGTGGCGAATTACGCGGATATCGCCGAGGCGGCCTATGGTGACAGCCTGACGACCGCGCGGGCGCTGCGTGACGCAATCGGCGATCTGATCGAGAACCCTTCCGAGGAAACGCTGATGGCCGCGAAAACCGCCTGGACCGTCGCCCGCGCCCCGTATCAGCAAACCGAAGCCTACCGTTTTGGCAATGCCATCGTCGATGACTGGGAAGGCCGTGTGAACGCATGGCCCCTGGACGAAGGGCTGATCGACTATGTGGCCGAGGATACGCCTTCGGCTGAAGATAATGAACTGGCGCAGCTGAACGTGATCGCCACCCCGTCGCTTGAACTGGGCAGTGAAACGCTGGACGCCGCCGAAATCACGCCCGATACCATCCGTGCCCTGCACGAGGCTGGCGGGATCGAGGCCAACGTTGCCTCTGGTTATCACGCCATCGAGTTTCTGCTTTGGGGTCAGGATCTGAACGGGACGGGCCCCGGCGCGGGTGAGCGTCCCTTTACCGACTACGCGACCGGCGAGGCCTGCACGGGCGAAAATTGCGACCGTCGCGGCGCTTATCTGGTGGCTGCCGCCGATCTGCTGATCAGCGATCTGGAAGAGATGGTCGCCAATTGGGAAGAAGGCGGAGAGGCTCGCACCGCCGTCACCACTGATGCGCAGGCGGGGCTGAATGCAATGCTGACCGGCATGGGCAGCCTGTCCTATGGTGAGCAGGCAGGAGAGCGCATGAAGCTTGGCCTTATGCTGAACGACCCCGAGGAAGAACATGATTGCTTCTCGGACCAGACGCATCTCAGCCACTATTATGACGGGCTGGGCATCCAGAACGTTTATCTCGGCCGCTACACCCGCACCGATGGCAGCGAAGTCACCGGACCGTCCCTTTCCGAGCTGGTTGCAGAGGCTGATCCCGCGGTGGATGAGGCGCTGAAAGCCGATCTTGATGCGACCATGACGGCGCTGACCGAATTGCGCGACAAGGCCGAAGCGGGCACCGCCTATGATCAGATGCTTGCACCCGGCAATACCGAGGGTGAGGCGATCATTACCGCCGCCGTCGACGCCCTTGTCGCACAAACGCAAGAGATCGAGCGGGCCGTGGCCGCACTGGGCCTGAACAGCATCGCATTCGAAGGTTCAGACAGCCTCGACAACCCCGACGCCGTCTTTGAATAA
- a CDS encoding (2Fe-2S)-binding protein codes for MIVCHCNQITDRDIRAAVDWMRASDPATIVTPGKVYHALGKRADCGGCMKLFVAEMRAADGFAVGDGLQPVPPALTGLRRKVTG; via the coding sequence ATGATTGTTTGTCATTGCAACCAGATAACGGATCGCGATATTCGTGCTGCGGTCGACTGGATGCGGGCATCTGATCCTGCTACCATCGTCACGCCGGGCAAGGTCTATCACGCGCTCGGCAAGCGCGCCGATTGCGGCGGCTGCATGAAGTTGTTCGTCGCAGAAATGCGCGCGGCGGACGGATTTGCTGTTGGCGATGGTCTTCAACCTGTGCCTCCAGCTTTGACAGGCCTGCGCCGGAAGGTGACAGGCTGA
- the bfr gene encoding bacterioferritin, protein MKGDEKVIEYLNAALRSELTAVSQYWLHYRLQEDWGYGKIADKSRAESIEEMNHADRLIQRIIFLEGHPNLQKLDPLRIGQNVKETMEADLAGEHDARTLYIEARDHCEKVGDYVSKILFEDLISDEEGHIDFLETQIALHDEIGAQNFGLLNAKPASEAE, encoded by the coding sequence ATGAAGGGCGACGAAAAGGTTATTGAGTACCTTAACGCAGCTCTGAGATCGGAACTCACGGCGGTCAGCCAGTACTGGTTGCATTATCGCCTGCAGGAAGACTGGGGTTATGGCAAGATTGCCGACAAATCCCGCGCTGAATCGATCGAGGAAATGAATCACGCCGACCGGCTGATCCAGCGGATCATCTTTCTGGAAGGGCACCCGAATCTGCAGAAGCTTGACCCGCTCAGGATCGGCCAGAACGTCAAGGAAACGATGGAAGCCGATCTTGCGGGCGAACATGACGCGCGCACCCTCTATATCGAGGCACGCGACCATTGCGAGAAGGTTGGGGACTATGTCTCTAAGATTCTGTTCGAAGATCTGATCTCGGACGAAGAGGGCCATATCGACTTCCTCGAAACGCAGATCGCGCTGCATGACGAGATCGGCGCGCAGAACTTCGGTCTGCTGAACGCCAAACCTGCCAGCGAGGCAGAGTAA
- a CDS encoding di-heme oxidoredictase family protein — protein MSYPFISPIIFKGGIAGLLSAALIVFASNPSASQEPTDATRAAPEDPEAPAIADWQTEPHLQIVPRTAEESARIAGIMAPPKDFSKPEKFEQNPAGAATTRYMAIADAFSQFSPNMPFTSEMDFKLGNGIFRKLWIGAPSSTKGSDGLGPLYNARACQNCHIKDGRGHMPEGPDDSRVSAFLRLSIPGGDPQPAIPDYIPTSPDPVYGGQLQDLSLEGYLAEARMGISWTDIPVMLADGETVTLRAPEYSVDNPAYDAPHDGLMLSARVAPQMIGLGLLETVPVTDILENADPEDADGDGISGRPQIVWSTEYDRPMLGRFGHKAGNATIHEQSASAFAGDMGLSTPMFPDPSGECSDAQADCRRAPAGQEPGIRDGLEVDQESLDLVTFYSRNLAVPERRNIDDPQVLRGKEIAYSIGCTSCHNPKFVTHRLIGQPEQSFQLIWPYTDMLLHDMGEGLADNRPESRATGQEWRTAPLWGISLNKQVTGVESYLHDGRARTLLEAILWHGGEAQASRDAVISLPSEDRNALLRWLESL, from the coding sequence ATGTCTTACCCCTTCATATCGCCGATCATCTTTAAAGGCGGTATTGCGGGGTTGCTGAGTGCTGCGCTGATTGTATTTGCGTCCAATCCTTCAGCATCGCAGGAACCGACGGACGCCACCCGCGCCGCGCCGGAAGACCCGGAGGCGCCCGCAATCGCAGATTGGCAGACAGAGCCGCATCTGCAGATCGTGCCCCGGACCGCGGAAGAGTCCGCCCGCATCGCCGGGATCATGGCCCCCCCGAAAGATTTCTCAAAACCGGAAAAGTTTGAACAAAATCCCGCCGGGGCAGCGACGACGCGCTATATGGCTATCGCGGATGCCTTCTCGCAGTTTTCACCGAATATGCCCTTCACCAGCGAGATGGACTTCAAGCTTGGCAATGGCATTTTCCGCAAGCTCTGGATCGGTGCGCCGTCCTCGACCAAGGGCAGCGACGGGCTTGGCCCTCTGTATAATGCACGGGCCTGTCAGAACTGTCATATCAAGGACGGTCGCGGCCACATGCCCGAGGGGCCGGATGACAGCCGCGTATCGGCTTTTTTGCGCCTGTCGATCCCGGGTGGCGATCCGCAGCCCGCTATTCCGGACTACATCCCGACCAGCCCCGATCCAGTCTATGGCGGCCAACTTCAGGACCTTTCACTGGAAGGCTATCTGGCCGAGGCGCGGATGGGGATTAGCTGGACCGATATTCCGGTCATGCTTGCCGATGGCGAAACCGTTACGCTCCGCGCGCCTGAATATTCAGTCGATAACCCCGCCTATGATGCGCCGCATGATGGGTTGATGCTGTCCGCGCGCGTCGCCCCGCAGATGATCGGGCTGGGCCTGCTGGAGACAGTGCCGGTCACTGATATCCTTGAAAACGCTGATCCCGAAGATGCGGATGGCGATGGTATCTCGGGTCGCCCGCAGATTGTCTGGTCAACCGAATATGATCGTCCGATGCTGGGACGCTTTGGTCACAAGGCTGGAAATGCAACGATCCATGAGCAATCGGCATCGGCCTTTGCGGGGGATATGGGCCTGTCGACGCCAATGTTTCCTGATCCGTCTGGCGAATGCAGCGATGCACAGGCTGATTGCCGCCGCGCTCCGGCTGGTCAGGAACCGGGCATCCGCGACGGGCTGGAGGTCGATCAGGAAAGTCTGGATCTGGTGACGTTCTATTCACGCAACCTCGCCGTGCCAGAGCGGCGGAACATCGACGACCCGCAGGTGCTGCGCGGCAAGGAAATCGCCTATTCCATCGGCTGCACAAGCTGCCACAACCCGAAATTCGTCACCCATCGACTGATCGGGCAGCCAGAGCAGAGCTTTCAACTGATCTGGCCCTATACCGATATGCTGCTGCACGACATGGGCGAAGGACTGGCCGACAACCGTCCGGAAAGCCGCGCGACGGGCCAGGAATGGCGTACCGCGCCGCTATGGGGAATTTCCCTGAACAAGCAGGTGACCGGCGTCGAGAGCTATCTGCATGACGGTCGAGCCCGGACCTTGCTGGAGGCTATTCTTTGGCACGGGGGAGAGGCGCAGGCATCGCGGGATGCCGTTATCTCGCTGCCTTCGGAAGACCGTAACGCCCTGCTCCGATGGCTTGAATCGCTGTAG